A region of Opitutaceae bacterium DNA encodes the following proteins:
- a CDS encoding 2-dehydro-3-deoxygalactonokinase, whose product MSTGDLLLSCDWGTSSFRLRLVSRGNGRVQTEHATADGAQPIASASPSVTARRAAFRAVLAHALEAIGVAQQRSIPLVISGMACSTIGWLPLGYAGLPAHVSGSDFVTGDRRIDGRKVRFVSGLRADCDVMRGEECELAGLFAAGRRQVLARDCLVVLPGTHSKHVRLKRNRITDFVTHPTGELFSLALKHSTFGGAMNEKFSPRSFRAGVLAARQLGMGPALFKARARTVLGLMPREHTADFLSGVLIGSEIVCLPSGVPVVLGAGPALAPRYRLALRTIRRRESFIPIEPREMAQALIRGHLQLSTGL is encoded by the coding sequence ATGAGCACCGGCGATTTGCTGCTCTCGTGCGACTGGGGTACTTCGAGTTTCCGCCTGCGACTGGTAAGCCGGGGAAACGGCCGCGTTCAGACTGAGCATGCAACGGCAGACGGCGCCCAGCCGATCGCCAGCGCCAGCCCCAGCGTCACCGCGAGGCGGGCGGCGTTTCGCGCCGTCCTGGCGCATGCGCTCGAAGCGATCGGTGTCGCCCAGCAAAGGAGCATTCCCTTGGTCATTTCGGGAATGGCCTGCTCCACCATTGGCTGGCTGCCTCTCGGCTACGCAGGCCTGCCGGCGCATGTCTCCGGCAGCGACTTTGTGACCGGCGACCGCCGCATCGACGGCCGCAAGGTGAGGTTTGTCTCAGGCCTGCGGGCGGACTGCGATGTCATGCGCGGCGAGGAATGTGAGCTTGCCGGGCTTTTCGCAGCGGGGCGTCGTCAGGTTCTCGCACGGGACTGCCTGGTCGTGCTTCCGGGCACCCATTCCAAGCATGTTCGCCTGAAAAGGAACCGCATAACCGATTTCGTCACGCACCCGACCGGGGAGCTTTTTTCGCTCGCTTTGAAACACAGCACGTTCGGCGGCGCCATGAACGAAAAGTTTTCGCCTCGATCATTTCGCGCGGGCGTCCTGGCAGCGCGGCAACTGGGCATGGGGCCGGCCCTTTTCAAAGCACGGGCGAGAACCGTTCTGGGGCTCATGCCTCGTGAGCACACCGCAGATTTTCTCAGCGGCGTGCTGATAGGTTCAGAAATCGTCTGCCTGCCGTCCGGCGTGCCTGTGGTACTCGGTGCAGGCCCCGCGCTCGCTCCCCGCTACCGACTCGCCCTTCGCACGATCCGGCGGAGGGAGAGTTTCATTCCCATTGAGCCGCGGGAAATGGCGCAGGCGTTGATTCGCGGCCACCTGCAGTTGTCAACGGGCCTGTAG